One window from the genome of Alkalihalobacillus sp. LMS6 encodes:
- a CDS encoding acyl-CoA dehydrogenase family protein, translated as MDLRLNEEQRMVQQTIRRFVEKELMPLENEVLRNELNGKPSLSEEKTNELQEKAKQMGFWGINTPEEYGGANLGQMMLALLTMETSKTFVPFKFGGSADNILYRANETQKKQYLLPTINGEKKSCFAMTEPGAGSDTQNIKMTAVKDGNEWILNGEKTFITGGNDADFVMVIAVTDKEAHETKGRHGVTCFIVDRSMGWTSQYIHTMGEWGPASLFFDNVRVPEENILGDLHRGYDLGLEWIGFARWIVGARAVGASERLLNMAIDYANDRKTFGKPIATRQAIQWQIADSAVELEAARWLVLNAAYTLDLGEDNRHLASIAKLYGATKGNDIIDRVLQIHGGMGYTRELPIERWYREARLWRIYDGTDEIQRLIISRNLLKGHVKLGAHI; from the coding sequence ATGGACTTACGATTAAATGAAGAGCAACGAATGGTTCAACAAACGATCCGCCGGTTTGTAGAGAAGGAATTAATGCCGCTCGAAAACGAAGTACTCCGAAATGAATTAAATGGGAAACCAAGTCTTTCTGAAGAGAAGACAAATGAATTACAAGAAAAAGCAAAACAGATGGGCTTTTGGGGCATTAATACGCCAGAAGAATATGGAGGCGCTAATTTAGGTCAGATGATGCTGGCGCTCTTAACGATGGAGACTTCTAAAACATTCGTGCCGTTTAAATTTGGTGGTAGTGCAGACAACATTCTTTACCGAGCGAATGAAACGCAAAAAAAACAATACTTGCTGCCAACCATTAATGGCGAGAAGAAATCGTGTTTTGCGATGACTGAGCCAGGTGCAGGGTCGGATACACAAAATATTAAAATGACTGCTGTTAAAGACGGGAATGAGTGGATCTTAAACGGTGAAAAAACGTTCATTACAGGTGGAAATGACGCTGATTTTGTTATGGTGATTGCCGTAACTGATAAAGAAGCCCATGAAACCAAAGGGCGTCATGGCGTAACATGCTTTATTGTGGATCGATCCATGGGTTGGACATCTCAATATATCCATACGATGGGAGAATGGGGGCCAGCGTCATTATTTTTTGATAATGTTCGCGTACCTGAAGAAAATATTCTAGGGGACTTACACCGTGGCTATGATTTAGGGCTAGAGTGGATCGGTTTCGCACGCTGGATTGTTGGAGCAAGAGCAGTGGGCGCTTCTGAACGCTTACTAAACATGGCAATTGACTACGCCAACGATCGAAAAACCTTTGGAAAACCGATTGCAACACGCCAAGCGATTCAATGGCAAATTGCAGATTCTGCCGTTGAACTAGAAGCGGCGCGCTGGCTCGTCTTAAACGCAGCTTACACACTTGATCTTGGAGAAGATAATCGCCACTTAGCTTCAATTGCCAAACTTTATGGGGCAACAAAAGGAAACGACATTATTGATCGCGTATTACAGATTCATGGAGGCATGGGGTATACACGAGAATTGCCAATTGAGCGCTGGTACCGCGAGGCAAGATTGTGGAGAATCTATGATGGGACTGACGAGATTCAACGGCTCATCATTAGTCGAAATCTATTAAAAGGGCATGTGAAGCTTGGGGCACATATATAA
- a CDS encoding ABC transporter substrate-binding protein, translating into MKTRTWLALGLASLFLSACQANEGAEGEVEGDVTSTTIEGTEVIHIGFSGPLSGSAAYYGQNALSGLTMAVDEINEAGGIDVAGETHSLNVVTLDDKYLPNETGANTRRLVQEYDTPIIYVPHSGGIFATQVFNEQEEFLLAAFSSEPDITQQDNGLTYRLPPTYDHYVDPFASYQMERFGPKIAMLPTNTQYGLDWADELRPHWEAMGGEIVYDGTVDFSKDTDFFTIVTNALRDDPDVLFVGGSSEPTGQVMKQARELGFEGGFLIMEQAKLDEIANVFDGDLTELEGSVGVAPLSYNRHEGNAAFIDKYEERYDKVPGSEAGYHYFSIYILTEAMKAAGTATDAYEIRAHLNEGLKEVPPEYQLYDVPEIDEGGGMVTSFTMAVIEDGEVVLTVQD; encoded by the coding sequence ATGAAAACGAGAACATGGTTAGCATTAGGTCTAGCAAGTCTCTTCCTAAGCGCGTGCCAAGCAAACGAGGGAGCGGAGGGGGAAGTGGAAGGAGATGTAACCTCAACAACCATTGAAGGAACCGAAGTGATTCATATCGGTTTTAGTGGACCATTATCAGGTTCCGCTGCTTATTACGGTCAAAATGCGTTAAGTGGGTTAACGATGGCAGTTGATGAAATTAATGAAGCTGGCGGAATTGATGTTGCAGGGGAAACGCATTCCTTGAATGTTGTCACGCTAGATGACAAGTATTTGCCGAATGAAACAGGAGCGAATACGCGTAGACTCGTTCAAGAATACGATACACCAATCATTTATGTTCCTCATAGTGGCGGCATTTTTGCAACTCAAGTGTTTAACGAGCAAGAAGAATTTTTATTAGCAGCTTTTTCGAGTGAACCAGATATTACGCAGCAAGACAACGGGTTAACGTATCGTTTACCACCGACCTATGATCATTATGTGGACCCGTTTGCATCATACCAAATGGAACGATTCGGTCCAAAAATAGCGATGCTGCCAACGAATACTCAATATGGTTTAGATTGGGCCGATGAGCTACGTCCACATTGGGAGGCGATGGGCGGGGAGATTGTTTACGACGGAACCGTAGATTTCAGTAAAGATACTGATTTTTTTACAATCGTGACAAATGCTTTGCGTGATGATCCAGACGTATTATTTGTTGGTGGATCATCAGAACCAACAGGTCAAGTGATGAAACAAGCAAGAGAATTAGGATTTGAGGGTGGCTTTCTCATTATGGAGCAGGCAAAGCTAGATGAAATTGCGAACGTTTTTGATGGCGATTTAACTGAATTAGAAGGGTCGGTTGGCGTCGCTCCTCTTAGCTACAATCGTCATGAAGGCAATGCAGCTTTTATTGATAAATATGAAGAACGATACGATAAAGTACCAGGCTCAGAAGCCGGGTATCATTATTTCTCGATATATATTTTGACGGAAGCGATGAAAGCAGCTGGAACAGCAACTGATGCCTATGAAATTCGCGCTCATTTAAATGAAGGCTTAAAAGAAGTTCCGCCAGAATATCAGCTGTATGATGTGCCAGAAATTGATGAAGGTGGTGGAATGGTCACTTCATTTACAATGGCTGTTATTGAAGATGGGGAAGTTGTGTTAACCGTACAAGACTAA